The following are from one region of the Rhodospirillales bacterium genome:
- a CDS encoding adenine phosphoribosyltransferase produces MDLASLVRTIPDHPKPGILFRDITTLIQDGAGFRQVTERIAGRYRSRGLDKVAGIEARGLIFGATVATDLGIGFVPVRKPGKLPHETIAESYMLEYGTDTLEVHRDAIRAGERVLLVDDLLATGGTAVAASNLVRRLGGVLDELAVVIELTGLPGRERLAEADVSMFALLQMSGS; encoded by the coding sequence ATGGACCTTGCCTCCTTGGTTCGCACCATCCCGGACCATCCCAAGCCCGGGATCCTCTTTCGCGATATTACAACGCTCATTCAGGATGGTGCGGGATTCCGGCAAGTTACGGAACGCATTGCCGGCCGCTATCGCTCGCGGGGACTTGACAAGGTCGCAGGTATCGAGGCGCGCGGGCTCATTTTCGGGGCGACGGTTGCAACCGACCTAGGAATCGGCTTTGTGCCGGTACGAAAGCCGGGCAAGCTGCCGCACGAGACCATTGCGGAAAGCTACATGCTGGAATACGGGACGGACACGCTGGAAGTCCACCGTGACGCGATTCGCGCCGGCGAGCGGGTACTTCTGGTCGATGACCTGCTCGCGACGGGCGGCACGGCCGTGGCGGCGTCCAATCTCGTGCGGCGCCTCGGCGGCGTGCTCGACGAATTGGCGGTCGTAATTGAACTTACCGGATTGCCCGGTCGGGAGCGCCTGGCCGAGGCGGATGTGTCCATGTTTGCGCTCCTGCAGATGAGCGGCAGCTGA
- a CDS encoding L,D-transpeptidase family protein has protein sequence MSLSRCCILASFVIVAGIRAEAASPARSDLVGSAGDYLVKGTETLFEVARPHGLAFTEIMSANPGVDPWVPEAETRLVLPSRHVLPQGKRTGLIINLGDLRLYYFPEDGSPPVSFPIGIGRYNWTTPLGDTEIVRMAKNPSWYVPKSIREEDPSLPPVVPPGPDNPLGGHALYLGMPGYLIHGTNKPWGIGMRVTHGCIRMYPESVAWLFQAVRPGTPVTIVNQPIKAGWDGDDFFVEVHREPTYAREMGEGVDTPPELPPAQLYPLAAKVIQQKAGTEVARIDWGRVRSAVLRASGMPVQVSFDQPQDFVELLGP, from the coding sequence ATGTCGCTGTCACGGTGCTGCATACTGGCGTCCTTTGTCATCGTGGCCGGGATCCGCGCCGAGGCCGCGAGTCCGGCACGATCCGATCTCGTCGGATCCGCTGGAGACTATCTGGTCAAGGGGACCGAAACCCTGTTCGAGGTGGCGCGCCCGCACGGCCTCGCGTTTACCGAAATCATGAGTGCGAACCCTGGAGTCGATCCTTGGGTTCCGGAAGCCGAAACCCGTCTCGTGCTGCCGTCACGGCACGTGTTACCGCAGGGCAAGCGGACGGGGCTCATCATTAATCTCGGTGACCTGCGACTGTACTATTTCCCCGAAGACGGCAGCCCGCCGGTATCGTTCCCCATCGGCATCGGCCGCTACAACTGGACCACGCCGCTCGGCGACACCGAAATTGTCCGGATGGCCAAGAATCCGTCCTGGTACGTGCCCAAATCGATCCGTGAAGAAGACCCTTCGCTGCCGCCCGTGGTACCGCCCGGACCCGATAATCCGTTGGGCGGACATGCACTCTACCTCGGCATGCCGGGCTACCTGATTCACGGCACCAACAAGCCGTGGGGGATCGGCATGCGGGTCACGCACGGCTGCATCCGCATGTACCCGGAGAGTGTCGCCTGGCTGTTCCAGGCCGTGCGGCCCGGCACGCCGGTAACGATCGTCAACCAGCCCATCAAGGCGGGCTGGGACGGCGACGACTTCTTCGTGGAAGTGCATCGCGAGCCCACGTATGCGCGGGAGATGGGCGAGGGCGTCGATACGCCGCCCGAACTCCCGCCGGCACAGCTGTACCCGCTCGCTGCGAAGGTCATCCAGCAGAAGGCGGGGACCGAGGTTGCACGCATTGACTGGGGCCGCGTCCGGTCCGCAGTCCTCAGAGCCAGCGGCATGCCCGTGCAGGTCAGCTTCGATCAGCCGCAGGACTTCGTGGAACTGCTGGGCCCCTAG
- a CDS encoding SDR family NAD(P)-dependent oxidoreductase gives MLRDLSGTVAWVTGAGTGIGQGGAATLAGAGVRVVLSGRRRPELERTAKSIEDGGGVAVIEPLDVTDKAAVEAVARRIDDRWGRCDILVNSAGVNIRDRHWGDVDAAAFDQVVSINLNGAFYCTQAVLPMMRARKDGLVIQVSSWAGRYHSYITGPAYAASKFGLTALSANLNIEECVHGIRSCALCPGEVATPILDRRPVPVSAEDRAKMVQPDDMGDLILFIARTPAHVCLNEIVVSPTWNRGYVRQHHG, from the coding sequence TTGCTGCGGGATCTCTCCGGAACGGTTGCCTGGGTAACCGGCGCGGGCACCGGCATCGGCCAGGGCGGCGCCGCGACGCTGGCGGGCGCCGGTGTCCGGGTGGTCCTGTCCGGCCGCCGCCGCCCGGAGCTGGAACGCACGGCGAAGTCGATCGAGGACGGCGGTGGAGTCGCGGTGATCGAACCGCTCGACGTCACCGACAAGGCGGCCGTGGAGGCGGTGGCCCGGCGCATCGATGATCGCTGGGGCCGCTGCGACATCCTGGTGAATTCGGCGGGTGTGAACATCCGCGACCGTCACTGGGGAGACGTCGACGCGGCCGCGTTCGATCAGGTCGTGTCGATCAACCTCAACGGCGCGTTCTACTGCACGCAGGCGGTACTGCCGATGATGCGTGCGCGCAAGGACGGGTTGGTGATCCAGGTGTCGTCCTGGGCCGGGCGCTATCACAGCTACATCACGGGCCCCGCCTATGCGGCGTCCAAGTTCGGCCTCACGGCGCTGAGCGCCAACCTCAATATCGAGGAGTGCGTCCACGGGATCCGCTCCTGCGCCCTATGTCCCGGCGAGGTGGCGACGCCGATCCTGGACCGGCGCCCGGTACCGGTTTCGGCGGAGGACCGGGCAAAGATGGTGCAGCCGGACGACATGGGCGACCTGATCCTGTTCATCGCCCGGACGCCGGCGCACGTGTGCCTGAATGAGATCGTCGTCAGCCCGACCTGGAACCGTGGCTACGTCCGGCAGCATCACGGTTAG
- a CDS encoding glutathione binding-like protein, with amino-acid sequence MIDLHYWPTPNGKKVTILLEECGLPYLIVPCHIGRGDQFGEKFLRISPNNRMPAIVDHEPADGGEPVAVFESGAIMMYLAEKAGKFYPLDLRERHDVNQWVMWQMANQGPKTGELGHFRRLEESAGDQSYARRRFDNEVNRLYGVLNNRLYDRPFIAGDQYTIADMISYPWTVGWKNQGQDIDEFPYFKRWFEEMSARPGVQKGMAVGTGLGETPDTLSDEEKARRRELLYNQRARPVPA; translated from the coding sequence ATGATCGACCTTCACTACTGGCCGACGCCCAACGGCAAGAAGGTCACGATCCTTCTGGAGGAGTGCGGGCTTCCCTATCTCATCGTGCCCTGCCATATCGGCCGCGGGGACCAGTTCGGCGAGAAATTCCTGCGCATCAGCCCGAACAACCGGATGCCCGCGATCGTCGATCACGAGCCAGCGGACGGCGGCGAGCCGGTCGCCGTCTTCGAATCGGGCGCGATCATGATGTACCTCGCTGAGAAGGCCGGAAAGTTCTATCCCCTCGACCTGCGCGAACGACACGACGTCAATCAGTGGGTCATGTGGCAGATGGCCAATCAGGGACCCAAGACGGGCGAGCTCGGGCACTTCCGCCGCCTCGAGGAATCGGCCGGCGACCAGAGCTACGCCCGACGGCGATTCGACAACGAGGTCAACCGCCTGTACGGCGTGCTGAACAACCGCCTGTACGACCGCCCCTTCATCGCCGGCGATCAGTACACGATTGCCGACATGATCTCGTACCCGTGGACCGTCGGGTGGAAAAATCAGGGGCAGGACATCGATGAGTTTCCGTATTTCAAGCGCTGGTTTGAGGAAATGTCGGCCCGCCCCGGCGTGCAGAAGGGCATGGCTGTCGGAACGGGACTTGGCGAAACCCCGGACACCCTGTCGGACGAGGAGAAGGCGCGCCGACGCGAGCTCCTCTACAACCAGCGCGCGCGCCCGGTGCCGGCGTAG
- a CDS encoding TauD/TfdA family dioxygenase, producing the protein MISIERLPAPFGCAAYGVDLTAGVDDDQFRTLSQVLYQHRLLVLKNQTCNKDAFLRFGRQWGVPIQHVVDTARMPGYPDLLEVGNMARRKQDPLARNSAAFWHTDQSYEADVATATMLYARKVPDEGGETRILDMKAAYDDLDKPTRERIDGLVAVHFYGSTSGRDGELPTPKLTDAQAANVPPVPHPLVRPHTVTGERALYAIGGTAFDIEGMPSDDADRMIRMLKRHCVQDKYIYAHKYDVGDIAIWDTQMTMHCATPIDAPSGPGTERLLWRISVRGVPGVYARAAVAA; encoded by the coding sequence ATGATCAGCATTGAACGGCTGCCGGCCCCGTTTGGCTGTGCTGCCTACGGAGTGGACCTGACGGCAGGTGTCGACGACGACCAGTTCCGTACGTTGTCGCAGGTCCTCTACCAGCATCGTCTGCTGGTTCTCAAGAACCAGACCTGCAATAAGGACGCGTTTCTTCGGTTCGGGCGCCAGTGGGGCGTGCCGATCCAGCATGTCGTGGATACGGCGCGCATGCCGGGTTATCCCGACCTGCTCGAGGTCGGGAACATGGCCCGGAGGAAGCAGGATCCCCTTGCCCGGAACAGCGCCGCGTTCTGGCATACGGACCAGTCCTACGAAGCCGATGTCGCGACCGCGACCATGCTGTATGCGCGGAAGGTCCCGGACGAGGGCGGCGAAACCCGCATTCTCGACATGAAGGCGGCCTACGACGACCTTGACAAGCCCACGCGCGAGCGCATCGACGGACTGGTCGCCGTGCACTTCTACGGATCAACGTCGGGCCGCGACGGCGAGTTGCCGACGCCGAAACTGACCGATGCTCAGGCCGCCAACGTCCCGCCGGTTCCGCACCCGCTGGTGCGGCCGCATACCGTCACCGGTGAGCGTGCCCTCTACGCGATTGGCGGTACGGCCTTCGACATCGAGGGGATGCCGAGCGACGACGCGGACCGCATGATCCGCATGCTCAAGCGGCACTGCGTGCAGGACAAGTACATCTACGCCCACAAGTACGATGTCGGTGACATCGCCATCTGGGACACCCAGATGACGATGCACTGCGCGACTCCGATCGACGCTCCGAGCGGCCCCGGCACCGAACGCCTCCTCTGGCGGATCAGCGTGCGGGGGGTTCCGGGCGTGTACGCGCGTGCCGCGGTCGCCGCATGA